The proteins below come from a single Eucalyptus grandis isolate ANBG69807.140 chromosome 3, ASM1654582v1, whole genome shotgun sequence genomic window:
- the LOC104436948 gene encoding zinc finger protein STOP1 homolog yields MNHPISGADRPFPPGPAPAAGNAAAAEDPRVPPLLSLAAVRLRLDSVRRLLSQSLCSNTLLSKDQMDMVSAEITSAIYRIIVDGAALFSSSRGSGSDPEPERSYPKLPVKAETDEVGIELELDPESDCEIVELNAAKLLAEHAHFCDVCGKGFKRDANLRMHMRAHGNQFKTPEALAKPERCADVASAPRKTRFSCPFEGCNRNKGSNKFRPLKSVICVKNHFKRSHCPKMYSCNRCNKKSFSVLADLKSHSKHCGQSRWRCSCGTTFSRKDKLFGHMALFDGHMPAVAGDHEEKASASGVVAMEDDGDENAKVEEEELAANSVDGGFFEGLLDVFGSLDGYTIQDLLNGMGNGMQGFPGVQH; encoded by the exons ATGAACCACCCCATCTCCGGCGCCGACCGCCCCTTCCCTCCGGGacccgcccccgccgccggcaatgccgccgccgccgaagaCCCCCGCGTCCCGCCGCTCCTGAGCCTCGCCGCCGTCCGCCTGAGGCTGGACTCGGTGCGGCGGCTCCTGTCGCAGTCCCTCTGCAGCAACACCCTCCTGAGCAAGGACCAGATGGACATGGTCTCCGCGGAGATCACGTCGGCGATCTACCGGATCATCGTCGACGGCGCCGCCCTGTTCAGCTCCTCTCGCGGCTCCGGCTCCGATCCTGAGCCGGAGCGCTCGTACCCGAAGCTGCCG GTGAAAGCCGAGACGGACGAGGTCGGgatcgagctcgagctcgaccCCGAGTCCGATTGCGAGATCGTGGAGCTCAACGCGGCCAAACTCCTCGCCGAGCACGCCCACTTCTGCGACGTCTGCGGGAAGGGGTTCAAGCGGGACGCGAACCTGAGGATGCACATGCGCGCGCACGGCAATCAGTTCAAGACGCCGGAGGCGCTGGCGAAGCCCGAGAGGTGCGCCGACGTCGCCAGCGCCCCACGGAAGACCCGGTTCTCTTGCCCCTTCGAGGGGTGCAACCGGAACAAAGGGAGCAACAAGTTCCGGCCCCTGAAATCGGTGATCTGCGTGAAGAATCACTTCAAGAGGAGCCACTGCCCGAAGATGTACTCGTGCAACAGGTGCAACAAGAAGAGCTTCTCGGTGCTGGCCGACTTGAAGAGCCACTCGAAGCACTGCGGGCAGTCTAGGTGGAGGTGTTCCTGCGGGACCACCTTCTCTAGGAAGGACAAGTTGTTCGGGCACATGGCTCTGTTCGACGGTCACATGCCCGCGGTCGCCGGAGATCATGAGGAGAAGGCGTCGGCATCTGGGGTTGTTGCTATGGAGGATGATGGAGATGAAAATGccaaggtggaggaggaggaattggCTGCGAATTCAGTTGATGGTGGTTTCTTCGAGGGGTTGCTTGATGTGTTTGGATCGCTTGATGGCTACACCATTCAAGATCTCTTGAATGGGATGGGCAATGGTATGCAGGGGTTTCCTGGGGTTCAACATTAA
- the LOC104436947 gene encoding aspartate aminotransferase, cytoplasmic, giving the protein MADSVFHHVVRAPEDPILGVTVAYNKDTSPNKLNLGVGAYRTEEGKPLVLSVVRQAEQSLVNDPSRVKEYLPIIGLAEFNKLSAKLICGANSPAIQENRVTTVQCLSGTGSLRVGGEFLARHYHERTIYIPQPTWGNHPKVFTLAGLSVKYYRYYDPATRGLDFQGLLEDLGSAPSGAVVLLHACAHNPTGVDPTVEQWEQIRQLMRSKQLLPFFDSAYQGFASGSLDADAQSVRMFVADGGECLVAQSYAKNMGLYGERVGALSIVCKTSDVAGKVESQLKLVIRPMYSNPPLHGASIVATILRDKDMYNEWTIELKAMADRIISMRHQLFEALKTRGTPGDWSHIIKQIGMFTFTGLNSEQVAFMRQEYHIYMTSDGRISMAGLSSRTVPHLADAIHAAVTRAS; this is encoded by the exons aTGGCCGATTCCGTCTTCCATCACGTCGTCCGCGCTCCCGAAGATCCTATCCTCGGG GTGACTGTCGCGTATAACAAAGATACTAGCCCAAACAAGTTGAATTTGGGAGTCGGCGCCTACCGTACGGAG GAAGGAAAACCTCTCGTCCTTAGTGTAGTCAGACAGGCAGAGCAGTCTCTTGTTAATGATCC ATCACGTGTGAAGGAGTATCTTCCAATTATTGGATTGGCAGAGTTCAATAAATTGAGTGCAAAGCTCATCTGTGGTGCCAACAG CCCCGCTATTCAGGAGAACAGGGTCACCACTGTGCAGTGTTTGTCAGGCACAGGATCACTGAGAGTTGGTGGTGAGTTTTTGGCAAGGCATTACCATGAG CGCACAATATACATTCCCCAACCAACCTGGGGGAACCACCCGAAAGTTTTTACTCTTGCTGGATTATCTGTAAAATACTATCGATATTATGATCCTGCAACACGTGGACTGGACTTCCAAG GCCTGCTAGAAGATCTTGGGTCTGCCCCATCTGGGGCAGTTGTCCTCCTACATGCCTGCGCTCATAACCCAACTGGTGTTGACCCAACTGTTGAACAATGGGAGCAGATAAGGCAGTTGATGAGATCAAAACAGTTGTTACCTTTCTTTGACAGTGCCTATCAG GGTTTTGCCAGTGGAAGTCTTGATGCTGATGCACAATCTGTTCGTATGTTTGTGGCTGATGGTGGTGAGTGCCTGGTAGCACAAAGCTATGCGAAAAACATGGGGCTCTATGGAGAGCGTGTTGGAGCCCTAAGCATT GTATGCAAAACATCTGATGTTGCTGGCAAGGTCGAGAGTCAACTGAAACTTGTAATTCGGCCTATGTATTCTAATCCTCCTCTTCATGGAGCCTCTATTGTTGCCACAATCCTCAGGGACAA GGACATGTACAATGAATGGACTATTGAATTGAAGGCAATGGCTGACCGCATTATAAGCATGCGTCATCAACTTTTTGAAGCCTTGAAGACCAGAG GCACTCCTGGTGACTGGAGTCACATAATCAAGCAGATTGGCATGTTTACTTTCACCGGACTGAACTCGGAGCAAGTTGCATTTATGAGGCAAGAATATCATATCTATATGACATCTGACGG GAGAATCAGCATGGCAGGTCTGAGCTCGAGGACAGTTCCTCATCTGGCAGATGCCATCCATGCAGCTGTTACCCGTGCTTCCTAA